A single region of the Polyodon spathula isolate WHYD16114869_AA chromosome 12, ASM1765450v1, whole genome shotgun sequence genome encodes:
- the LOC121324960 gene encoding uncharacterized protein LOC121324960 isoform X6 — MSSSSTSIPSLRRTGDDLNIQNNDGTTIAFFSSAITDSVIINNQTDITGSTSLDDIFGDSSEIQIYSNTNPFINFESAECKADDSSGSYHTAFCSETSEHFSNCSETFEFTKEDLSPEQTDAEPAASYENDFSQSAYKTEHLFYKASKNRNTDENTGQLTYSNQDNEQYSEMTSNSGSWKKSEQSFNTNKDGDQQDLFIAMRDKPHLNVVSTDLNLSNSRFVRHCVKDPTVSGRDRSGIGTERQAQLSLSSKNRNIPEHSSTQLPAREEQPGMTGCSDSACRFSSTTQEEKLWDAKKQNSTAHKRSTFSETNRHGGADCTSETSSMGSEFDEVDNEVKCLTDLAFKSLSYPQDDYLAIYNSSYNRSSTNVSQLSTERSHGVNAWPAYDDFCGSGINDADLPENKDLVDRFEMGSFECVDVALENQDQLNTSCSKRTVPKRQIQLKRQEGKVSPSRVLAECQPTSRPFERCAQDIFIRQHSTPAVLQDESNKPAEVLDENSKKQKLHKSVSLDETSSKAKVASSLIKNVLSKKMQQEHKLQLVCGDVQDAEPSSLRSPSSVCDKEFKYSNTSSRGNLYYGSGVTSDGSFSSEHLQMDSLMQSKFDSSKANKVSKLIIKHTGLNSKTQEKHGKYGFQNYEKSLTRDSDAAIITSEQGNKSRIGIPWSNKKLYGDNNYLNNVAKPIACTSHEKKLGDSESYVAKDSLESAPAEPASVWSAYESPKNDAHEAKTDDTQHFIRNVFTSKTPEITLRPRNRTEKKNHTFSIARLLSPNTEGKSSAKQNSELLFKSRATTCMDQQRSEQLSQLEVKDSNLKNKPKAPMHKVTDIRKLVKHTYSLSFKASAIISPKPADPEQTLEPPTSPPPLLVECKAISRQDSMLDPTSPLPECKAINRQDSMLDPTSPLPECKAISRQDSMLDPTSPPSECKAINRQDSMLDPTSPLPECKAISRQDSMLDPTSPPPECKAISRQDSMLDPTSPPSECKAISRQDIMLDPTSPLPLLVECKAIGRQDSMLDPTSPPSECKAISRQDSMLDPTSPPSECKAISRQDIMLDPTSPLPLLVECKAISRQDIMLDPTSPPSECKGISRQDIMLDPTSPPPECKAISRQDSMLDPTSPPSECKAISRQDSMLDPTSPPPECKAISRQDSMLDPTSPPSECKAVSRQDSMLDPTSPPSECKAISRQDSMLDPTSAPTECKAINRQDIMLDPTSAPTECKAISRQDSMLDPISPPPECKTISRQDSMVDKGQQLIVDKQVFKSTTQKLLPCQNREYASIAVPKTCDFEESESNSITKKDLKEESMMPPNRNLSDTSRNSQIYSESVRPMEVYSTVDQLEKGSETSLPNREGDEPNPQCLPSKNSHSVSMIIKEKGFQADIGLFDSEPIHSPPKHVNTLEVPLQTCTSEDKVKEENSAQTNNSLSINMNPASATELNSETKNATDIIVKDLQPQVKHQQSTNDYKLKGHAPGCADHNITSDDPSEYEEKQSSRQFVRTQVSPGQAPSENPTMSFKKCSSDGYISPPPQTPPPLAPSGVPPAEVQDLNEALLTESQPTKRPQLQALNSEPLNCVTIPPQVQQKSPLNPFSFQPGSLANSNFQPEQTFDDKPFKKETSPDKLCGIPPYRQVASPKMVQEARPQFMCSPVGFPSSYATERGNEGLSFAENIANTSMPCFQYHQSRRKVLYDPETGKYFYIEVPVQPQRKMLYDPETGQYVEVLIPQQCLAQSSVYQPPTSLYSSFVNPGIYGSPYVPYAGLPMPPHAASPLRHPDLHNQNLPQNHLQLSGTANQALQNTQPAEPSCLESMYYIPTGMAASSNPTQPSFYQKAPSGSPGNSASVPLPIQ, encoded by the exons ATGTCGTCTTCAAGTACAAGCATTCCCTCTCTGAGAAGAACAGGGGATGACcttaatattcaaaataatgaTGGCACTACGATTGCTTTCTTTTCAAGTGCAATCACTGACAGCGTAATCATAAACAATCAGACTGATATTACAGGAAGTACATCATTGGATGATATTTTTGGGGACAGCAGTGAAATCCAGATATATTCCAACACAAATCCTTTCATCAATTTTGAATCTGCTGAATGTAAGGCTGACGATTCTTCAGGGTCGTATCATACTGCCTTTTGTTCAGAAACATCCGAACATTTCAGCAACTGCAGCGAAACCTTTGAATTCACCAAAGAGGACCTCTCTCCCGAACAAACAGATGCAGAACCCGCAGCCAGCTACGAAAATGATTTCTCACAATCTGCTTATAAAACAGAGCACTTATTCTACAAGGcttcaaaaaacagaaacactgatGAAAACACTGGGCAGCTCACTTACAGTAACCAGGATAATGAACAGTACTCTGAAATGACTTCTAATTCAGGTTCATGGAAGAAGAGTGAGCAGAGTTTTAATACTAATAAAGATGGTGACCAGCAAGATCTTTTCATAGCGATGAGGGATAAACCTCATCTAAATGTGGTCTCAACTGATCTAAACCTGAGTAATTCAAGGTTTGTCAGACACTGTGTAAAGGATCCAACAGTGAGTGGGAGAGACAGAAGTGGCATTGGCACAGAGAGGCAGGCTCAGCTGTCACTCTCCTCCAAGAATAGGAACATtcctgagcacagcagcacacaGCTTCCAGCCAGAGAAGAGCAGCCGGGAATGACAGGGTGCAGTGACTCAGCGTGCCGTTTCAGCTCCACAACCCAGGAAGAAAAGCTCTGGGACGCCAAGAAACAGAACTCGACAGCCCACAAAAGAAGCACCTTTTCAGAAACCAACAGGCACGGAGGAGCAGATTGTACCAGTGAAACCTCAAGCATGGGAAGTGAATTCGATGAAGTTGACAATGAAGTCAAGTGTCTCACAGATTTGGCCTTTAAAAGTTTATCATACCCTCAAGATGATTATCTTGCCATCTATAACTCAAGTTACAACAGATCTTCAACCAATGTGTCACAGCTGTCGACAGAAAGGAGTCATGGAGTAAATGCTTGGCCAGCTTATGATGATTTTTGTGGGTCTGGAATTAATGATGCAGATTTACCTGAAAACAAAGATCTTGTTGACAGATTTGAGATGGGGAGTTTTGAGTGTGTGGATGTTGCTCTGGAAAACCAAGATCAATTAAACACGAGCTGCAGCAAAAGGACTGTCCCGAAACGGCAAATTCAACTCAAAAGACAGGAGGGGAAGGTTTCTCCATCAAGGGTTCTTGCTGAATGCCAGCCTACGTCCAGACCTTTTGAAAGATGTGCTCAGGATATATTCATTCGTCAACACAGCACTCCTGCGGTTCTCCAGGATGAATCAAATAAACCTGCAGAGGTGTTGGATGAAAATAGTAAAAAACAGAAACTACATAAATCAGTGTCTTTGGATGAAACATCTAGCAAAGCTAAAGTTGCATCCAgtcttataaaaaatgttttatctaAAAAAATGCAACAGGAACATAAACTGCAGCTGGTATGTGGGGATGTTCAAGACGCAGAGCCGTCGTCCCTGCGAAGTccttcctcagtgtgtgacaaaGAATTCAAATATTCTAACACTTCATCCCGAGGAAACCTGTATTACGGCTCTGGGGTGACATCAGATGGCAGCTTTTCTTCAGAACACTTACAGATGGATTCTCTCATGCAAAGCAAATTTGATTCAAGCAAAGCAAATAAGGTAAGCAAACTAATAATAAAGCACACCGGTTTAAATTCAAAAACACAAGAGAAGCATGGGAAGTATGGTTTTCAAAACTATGAAAAGAGTTTAACAAGAGATTCTGACGCAGCCATCATTACCAGTGAACAGGGTAACAAGTCTAGAATAGGAATACCATGGAGCAATAAGAAATTATATGGAGATAATAATTATCTTAACAATGTAGCAAAACCAATAGCATGCACTAGCCATGAAAAAAAGTTGGGGGATTCAGAAAGTTATGTTGCTAAAGATTCTTTGGAAAGCGCACCAGCAGAGCCAGCTTCTGTTTGGTCAGCATATGAATCTCCAAAGAATGATGCTCATGAAGCAAAAACAGACGACACTCAGCACTTTATAAGAAATGTGTTTACATCAAAAACACCAGAGATAACTTTGAGACCCAGGAATAGGACTGAAAAGAAGAATCATACTTTTAGCATTGCAAGACTTTTATCTCCCAATACTGAAGGCAAGAGCTCTGCAAAACAAAACTCAGAACTGCTGTTTAAAAGTAGAGCCACTACATGTATGGATCAACAGCGATCTGAGCAACTGTCCCAGCTAGAGGTTAAAGATAGCAATTTAAAGAACAAACCAAAAGCGCCAATGCATAAGGTTACAGACATCAGAAAGCTTGTCAAACATACCTACAGTTTATCCTTTAAGGCATCAGCTATTATTTCTCCAAAGCCTGCAGATCCAGAACAAACTCTGGAACCACCTACATCTCCTCCACCACTGCTAGTAGAGTGCAAGGCAATAAGCAGACAGGACAGCATGCTGGATCCCACATCTCCTCTACCAGAGTGCAAGGCAATAAACAGACAGGACAGCATGCTGGATCCCACATCTCCTCTACCAGAGTGCAAGGCAATAAGCAGACAGGACAGCATGCTGgatcccacatctcctccatcaGAGTGCAAGGCAATAAACAGACAGGACAGCATGCTGGATCCCACATCTCCTCTACCAGAGTGCAAGGCAATAAGCAGACAGGACAGCATGCTGGATCCCACATCTCCTCCACCAGAGTGCAAGGCAATAAGCAGACAGGACAGCATGCTGgatcccacatctcctccatcaGAGTGCAAGGCAATAAGCAGACAGGACATCATGCTGGATCCCACATCTCCTCTGCCATTATTGGTAGAGTGCAAGGCAATAGGCAGACAGGACAGCATGCTGgatcccacatctcctccatcaGAGTGCAAGGCAATAAGCAGACAGGATAGCATGCTGgatcccacatctcctccatcaGAGTGCAAGGCAATAAGCAGACAGGACATCATGCTGGATCCCACATCTCCTCTGCCATTACTGGTAGAGTGCAAGGCAATAAGCAGACAGGACATCATGCTGgatcccacatctcctccatcaGAGTGCAAGGGAATAAGCAGACAGGACATAATGCTGGATCCCACATCTCCTCCACCAGAGTGCAAG GCAATAAGCAGACAGGACAGCATGCTGgatcccacatctcctccatcaGAGTGCAAGGCAATAAGCAGACAGGACAGCATGCTGGATCCCACATCTCCTCCACCAGAGTGCAAAGCAATAAGCAGACAGGACAGCATGCTGgatcccacatctcctccatcaGAGTGCAAGGCAGTAAGCAGACAGGACAGCATGCTGGATCCCACCTCTCCTCCATCAGAGTGCAAGGCAATAAGCAGACAGGACAGCATGCTGGATCCCACATCTGCTCCGACAGAGTGCAAGGCAATAAACAGACAGGACATCATGCTGGATCCCACATCTGCTCCGACAGAGTGCAAGGCAATAAGCAGGCAGGACAGCATGCTGGATCCCATCTCTCCTCCACCAGAGTGCAAGACAATAAGCAGACAGGACAGCATGGTGGATAAAGGCCAACAGCTAATTGTTGATAAACAGGTGTTTAAAAGCACTACTCAAAAGCTACTTCCTTGTCAAAACAGGGAATATGCTTCTATTGCAGTACCAAAAACATGTGATTTTGAAGAAAGTGAATCTAACAGTATCACAAAGAAGGATTTAAAGGAGGAATCCATGATGCCACCAAACCGCAATCTTTCAGATACATCTCGAAACTCCCAAATCTACTCTGAGAGCGTGCGACCCATGgaggtatacagtacagtagatcaACTAGAAAAAGGAAGCGAAACCTCACTGCCAAACAGGGAGGGGGACGAACCAAATCCACAATGTCTCCCATCAAAAAACAGCCATTCAGTTTCAATGATCATCAAAGAGAAAGGTTTTCAAGCCGATATAGGATTATTTGATAGTGAACCAATTCACTCCCCCCCAAAGCATGTCAACACACTTGAGGTACCATTGCAAACCTGCACCTCCGAAGACAAAGTCAAGGAAGAGAACTCAGCACAAACTAACAATTCCCTGTCAATAAACATGAATCCAGCTTCAGCTACAGAGCTCAATTCAGAGACAAAGAACGCAACTGATATCATTGTTAAAGATCTACAGCCTCAAGTTAAACACCAGCAGTCTACAAATGATTATAAGTTGAAAGGGCACGCTCCAGGCTGTGCAGATCATAATATTACTTCAGATGACCCATCAGAATACGAAGAGAAGCAAAGCTCCAGGCAGTTTGTTAGAACACAAGTATCACCAGGACAAGCACCATCTGAAAATCCCACTATGTCCTTTAAAAAGTGTTCTTCAGATGGATACATAAGCCCACCACCACAAACACCTCCTCCGCTTGCTCCCTCAGGAGTACCACCTGCTGAAGTGCAGGATCTAAATGAAGCTTTGCTGACTGAAAGCCAACCAACAAAGAGGCCTCAGCTGCAAGCCCTGAACTCTGAACCTCTAAATTGTGTAACAATTCCTCCACAGGTTCAGCAGAAGAGCCCTTTAAACCCTTTCTCTTTTCAGCCAGGCTCTTTAGCAAATTCAAACTTTCAACCCGAGCAAACCTTTGATgacaaaccatttaaaaaagaaacttctCCTGATAAACTGTGTGGGATCCCACCATATAGGCAGGTTGCTTCCCCGAAGATGGTTCAGGAAGCCCGGCCACAGTTCATGTGTAGCCCTGTAGGGTTCCCTTCGTCGTATGCAACAGAGAGAGGAAATGAAGGTCTTTCATTTGCTGAAAACATTGCGAATACCAGCATGCCTTGTTTTCAGTATCATCAGAGCCGAAGAAAAGTTCTGTATGATCCAGAGActggaaaatatttttacattgaaGTTCCTGTTCAGCCTCAGCGTAAAATGCTTTATGATCCAGAAACGGGACAATACGTGGAGGTGCTGATACCTCAGCAATGTTTAGCACAAAGCAGTGTGTATCAGCCACCCACCTCTCTTTATTCTTCTTTCGTGAACCCAGGAATATATGGATCTCCCTATGTGCCTTACGCAGGTCTGCCAATGCCTCCCCATGCAGCTTCACCCTTGAGGCACCCTGATCTGCACAATCAGAATTTACCCCAGAATCACCTGCAGCTTAGCGGCACAGCTaaccaagccttgcagaacaccCAGCCTGCTGAACCCAGCTGTCTGGAAAGCATGTATTATATTCCTACAGGAATGGCAGCAAGCTCCAACCCAACACAACCATCCTTTTATCAGAAGGCTCCTTCCGGTTCACCGGGGAATAGTGCCAGTGTTCCATTGCCTATCCAGTAA